From the Spiroplasma alleghenense genome, one window contains:
- a CDS encoding DUF951 domain-containing protein: protein MKFKIGDIVTLRKPHPSKTEKWEIIRVGIIYKLKSLSVENLIIELKPKVFEGNATIVESSE from the coding sequence ATGAAATTTAAAATCGGAGACATTGTCACTTTAAGAAAGCCTCACCCAAGTAAAACTGAAAAATGAGAAATAATTAGAGTGGGCATAATATATAAATTAAAGAGCCTTTCGGTTGAAAATTTGATAATAGAGTTAAAACCAAAGGTTTTTGAAGGTAATGCCACAATAGTAGAAAGTAGTGAATAA
- the ychF gene encoding redox-regulated ATPase YchF gives MSLKVGIVGLPNVGKSTLFNAITNSKVEAANYPFATIQPNFGTVAVPDSRLDKMAEIMNSKKIVPTTIEFVDIAGLIAGASKGEGLGNAFLANIRETDLICEVVRCFDDKNITHVEGSVDPIRDIEIINLELILADEATVKKRLERIETKAKSSKDKDLIAEVELLVRLRDCLADGKLLNTLEYNDDESKILRSFQLLTCKKFIYVANVAETEVQTENAYVKNLRDFASQNNASVVKISARIEEELSELDAEDKKAFLNELGIENSGLDDLIAMAYKTLDLQTFFTVGPQEAHAWQFPKGSTAPQAAGIIHTDFEKGFIKADVYNCEDLISLGSEQNVKTAGKMRLEGKTYILNDGDVCFFKFNN, from the coding sequence ATGAGTTTAAAAGTTGGTATTGTTGGTTTGCCTAATGTTGGTAAATCGACACTTTTTAATGCAATAACAAATTCAAAAGTTGAGGCCGCTAATTATCCATTTGCAACTATTCAACCTAATTTTGGAACAGTTGCTGTGCCTGATTCAAGACTTGATAAAATGGCTGAAATTATGAATAGTAAAAAAATTGTCCCAACTACAATTGAATTCGTTGATATCGCTGGATTAATTGCTGGAGCAAGTAAAGGTGAAGGTTTGGGGAATGCATTTCTTGCAAATATTAGAGAAACAGATTTAATTTGTGAAGTTGTAAGATGTTTTGATGATAAAAATATTACTCACGTTGAAGGTAGTGTTGATCCAATTCGCGATATTGAAATAATCAATTTAGAGTTGATTTTAGCTGATGAAGCAACAGTAAAAAAACGTCTTGAAAGAATTGAAACAAAAGCCAAAAGTAGTAAAGATAAAGATTTAATTGCCGAAGTTGAACTGTTAGTTCGTTTACGTGATTGTCTAGCAGATGGTAAATTATTGAATACTTTAGAATACAACGATGATGAAAGTAAAATTCTAAGATCATTTCAGTTGCTGACTTGTAAAAAATTTATTTATGTTGCCAATGTTGCTGAGACAGAAGTTCAAACAGAAAATGCATATGTTAAAAATCTTAGAGATTTTGCATCTCAAAATAATGCTTCAGTAGTTAAAATTAGTGCTCGAATTGAAGAAGAACTTTCTGAATTGGATGCAGAAGACAAAAAAGCATTTTTAAATGAACTAGGAATTGAAAATTCTGGTCTTGATGATTTAATAGCAATGGCTTATAAAACTTTGGATTTACAAACATTTTTTACAGTTGGTCCTCAAGAAGCTCATGCCTGACAATTTCCTAAAGGTTCAACAGCACCTCAAGCAGCTGGAATTATTCATACAGATTTTGAAAAAGGATTTATTAAAGCAGATGTTTATAATTGTGAAGATTTAATTAGTTTGGGTTCAGAACAAAATGTTAAAACTGCCGGTAAGATGAGACTTGAAGGAAAAACTTATATTTTAAATGATGGAGATGTTTGCTTCTTTAAATTTAATAATTAA
- the ispF gene encoding 2-C-methyl-D-erythritol 2,4-cyclodiphosphate synthase, whose protein sequence is MFRIGQSTDIHNLVAGDHIILGQTKITCPLKVEAISDGDVLTHAICEAIIGALGLGDLGDHFPEGEQKQGFSSIKIIEYCNKLLELRNYEIGNIDSLIILDSPKLSEHKINIRNNLTKLFKLKSELLNIKATTSERNFTNIIQVNAVVILKEIK, encoded by the coding sequence ATGTTTCGAATCGGTCAATCAACAGATATTCACAACCTAGTAGCTGGTGATCATATAATTTTAGGTCAAACCAAAATTACTTGTCCCTTAAAAGTTGAAGCCATCAGTGATGGTGATGTTTTAACCCATGCGATCTGTGAGGCTATTATTGGAGCTCTCGGCCTTGGGGATTTAGGAGATCACTTTCCTGAGGGCGAACAGAAACAGGGATTTTCGTCTATTAAAATTATAGAATATTGTAATAAACTTTTAGAATTGCGAAATTATGAAATAGGAAATATTGACAGCTTAATTATTTTGGACTCGCCAAAATTAAGCGAACACAAAATTAATATAAGAAATAATTTGACAAAGCTTTTTAAATTGAAATCAGAGCTTTTAAATATAAAGGCAACAACAAGTGAGCGGAATTTTACGAATATAATTCAAGTCAACGCCGTTGTAATACTAAAGGAGATAAAATAA
- the gltX gene encoding glutamate--tRNA ligase: MKKVRLRYAPSPTGYLHIGNTRTALMNYLFAKHYKGDFIVRIEDTDLERNVDGAIESQFDNMNWLGIFADESFLKPAEGFGKYKQSEKFELYEEIANQLLKDKKAYKCFCSSEELEADREKQLSSGNPAPQYNKKCANLTQEQINEFEQKNILPNIRFLVPSNKEYKTIDLVRDEVTFNSKEIGDFVILKSNKIATYNFAVVVDDIDMKITHVVRGEEHISNTPRQLMIYEALNAEPPVFCHLTLIVDETHKKLSKRSGNEMFFISQYKSQGYLPEAMFNYIGLLGWSPPGEVEIFSKEEFIKIFDEKRFSKSPSTFDVNKLKWINSQYMKKISDQDYLLFIKEFVDEKRFNLSKYDTNTIDKIMLLFKREIDFGVQINDHLDLFFNEHSKMDEATKDTLKELGNINEVKKFILEEFEKIKDWNEEAIKLIIKSTGIQLNRKGKELFMPIRILTTGFEHGPELAKTIEILGKDRILANIAKKS; this comes from the coding sequence ATGAAAAAAGTAAGACTAAGATATGCGCCCAGCCCAACTGGATACTTACACATCGGAAACACAAGAACAGCACTAATGAACTATTTATTTGCAAAGCATTATAAAGGTGATTTTATTGTTAGAATCGAAGACACTGATTTGGAAAGAAATGTTGATGGAGCAATCGAATCTCAGTTTGATAACATGAACTGACTAGGAATTTTTGCTGATGAAAGTTTTTTAAAACCAGCTGAAGGTTTTGGTAAGTACAAACAATCTGAGAAATTTGAACTCTATGAAGAAATCGCAAATCAACTACTGAAGGATAAAAAAGCATATAAGTGTTTTTGTTCATCTGAGGAGTTAGAAGCTGATCGTGAAAAACAATTAAGTTCAGGTAACCCTGCACCTCAATATAATAAAAAGTGTGCTAATTTAACTCAAGAACAAATCAATGAGTTTGAGCAAAAAAATATTTTACCAAATATTAGATTTTTAGTCCCAAGTAACAAAGAATATAAAACTATTGACCTTGTTCGTGATGAGGTAACTTTCAATTCTAAAGAAATTGGGGATTTTGTAATTTTAAAATCAAACAAAATAGCCACATATAACTTTGCTGTTGTCGTTGATGATATTGACATGAAAATAACTCATGTAGTTCGTGGAGAGGAACATATTTCAAACACTCCAAGACAATTGATGATTTATGAGGCCTTAAACGCCGAACCTCCGGTGTTTTGTCACCTTACTTTAATTGTGGATGAAACTCACAAAAAGCTTTCAAAAAGAAGTGGTAATGAAATGTTCTTTATTTCACAATATAAATCACAAGGTTATTTGCCTGAAGCTATGTTTAACTATATTGGATTACTGGGTTGGTCGCCACCAGGAGAAGTTGAAATTTTTTCAAAAGAAGAGTTTATTAAAATTTTTGATGAAAAACGTTTTTCAAAATCTCCAAGTACTTTTGATGTTAATAAATTAAAATGAATTAATTCCCAATATATGAAAAAAATAAGTGATCAGGATTATTTATTATTTATCAAAGAGTTTGTCGATGAAAAAAGATTTAATTTATCAAAATATGATACCAATACAATTGATAAAATAATGTTATTATTTAAGCGAGAAATTGATTTTGGAGTGCAAATTAATGACCATTTAGACCTATTTTTTAATGAACATTCAAAAATGGATGAAGCAACAAAAGATACTTTAAAAGAATTGGGAAATATTAATGAAGTGAAAAAATTCATTTTAGAAGAATTTGAAAAAATTAAAGACTGAAATGAAGAAGCGATTAAATTAATTATTAAATCCACCGGAATTCAATTAAATCGTAAGGGCAAAGAATTATTTATGCCTATTAGAATTTTAACAACTGGTTTTGAACATGGACCAGAACTTGCTAAAACAATTGAGATTTTGGGAAAAGATAGAATTTTGGCAAATATTGCCAAAAAATCATAA
- a CDS encoding HD domain-containing protein has translation MSNFNKFIRDSVHGDIHLQEKIIYELINTYEYQRLRRITQLGGGQFVFPSANHTRFSHGLGVYHLICKFLENSGFDTLPEMQKIEVKVAGLLHDIGHGPFSHSFEGVTGTKHEEFSQEIITGATEINEILLKYKVNPENVAAIIGGVHKNPILNSLVSSQLDADRLDYLTRDSYNCGVNYSKLDIDWIVRHATVVDDKIVYPQKTVYAIESYLLGRYHMYQQVYRHPVSISFDVILKKWFKRLTDLFNQGFKFLNQEDVKLFEAFFLKQKISLENYLKLDDYTLIDFIKKCSKENDKILADLSLRIIKRDFFGYFTETEYQSVEDKIQKLNLDSDYYLEKLTLSSVAMYNHDNKVSKDETIYIVDKFGKIVGLEKVSQIAAIKDFSKDKKLNSENIYIFPKIM, from the coding sequence ATGAGTAATTTCAATAAATTTATCAGAGATAGTGTGCACGGTGATATTCATTTACAAGAAAAAATTATTTATGAATTAATAAACACCTATGAATACCAAAGATTAAGAAGAATTACACAGCTTGGTGGAGGACAATTTGTTTTTCCTTCCGCCAATCACACCAGGTTCTCTCACGGATTAGGGGTTTATCATTTAATATGTAAATTTTTAGAAAATAGTGGTTTTGACACTTTACCCGAAATGCAAAAAATTGAGGTTAAAGTTGCGGGATTGCTTCACGATATTGGTCATGGACCATTTTCACACTCTTTTGAGGGTGTAACTGGAACAAAACACGAAGAATTTTCCCAAGAAATAATTACTGGGGCGACCGAAATTAATGAGATTTTATTAAAATATAAAGTAAATCCCGAAAATGTCGCCGCAATCATCGGAGGGGTTCATAAAAATCCAATTTTAAACTCACTTGTAAGTAGCCAACTTGATGCTGATCGCCTAGATTATTTGACTCGTGATAGTTATAATTGTGGAGTTAATTATTCAAAATTGGATATTGATTGAATTGTTCGCCATGCAACAGTGGTTGATGATAAAATAGTTTACCCCCAAAAAACAGTTTATGCAATCGAATCTTATTTATTGGGTCGTTACCATATGTATCAACAAGTTTATCGACACCCAGTTTCGATTTCGTTTGATGTTATTTTAAAAAAATGATTCAAAAGATTGACTGATCTATTTAATCAAGGATTTAAATTTTTAAACCAAGAAGATGTTAAATTATTTGAGGCATTCTTTTTGAAGCAAAAAATATCTCTTGAAAATTATCTAAAATTGGACGATTATACTTTAATTGATTTTATTAAGAAATGTTCAAAAGAAAATGATAAAATATTAGCGGATTTGAGCCTAAGAATCATTAAAAGAGATTTTTTTGGTTACTTTACCGAGACCGAATACCAAAGCGTTGAGGATAAAATTCAAAAGTTGAACCTTGACAGTGATTATTATCTAGAAAAATTAACTTTAAGTTCAGTAGCAATGTATAATCATGATAATAAGGTTTCAAAAGATGAAACAATTTATATTGTTGATAAATTTGGCAAAATAGTTGGTTTAGAAAAAGTTTCTCAAATCGCTGCAATTAAAGACTTTAGTAAAGATAAAAAATTAAATTCAGAAAATATATATATTTTTCCTAAAATAATGTAA
- the rpoE gene encoding DNA-directed RNA polymerase subunit delta, protein MAIKLSNIEMAYEYLKNNKESANFEEIWNSIANEIHEDNVKKNEIIAELYTDLVLDNRFALTSSGEWGLRDYLKFDDVKKQYDYVDKFETTEEFEDLDAYLATDIYDTDDNENSGPKVIREIDHDDLDIDEDYLDDDDDDDDDDSDESIDEDIYDDIDN, encoded by the coding sequence ATGGCTATAAAATTATCAAATATTGAAATGGCATACGAGTATTTAAAAAATAATAAAGAAAGTGCTAATTTTGAAGAAATTTGAAATAGTATCGCAAATGAAATTCATGAAGACAATGTCAAAAAAAATGAAATCATTGCGGAATTATATACAGACTTGGTTTTAGACAATCGCTTCGCATTAACTTCTTCGGGAGAATGGGGATTACGTGATTATTTAAAATTTGATGATGTTAAAAAGCAATACGACTATGTAGATAAATTTGAAACAACTGAGGAATTTGAAGATTTAGATGCTTACTTAGCGACTGATATTTATGATACAGATGACAATGAAAATAGTGGTCCAAAAGTTATTAGAGAAATAGATCATGACGATTTAGATATTGATGAAGACTATTTAGACGATGATGATGACGATGATGATGACGATTCAGATGAGTCAATTGACGAAGATATCTATGATGATATTGATAACTAA